One Loxodonta africana isolate mLoxAfr1 chromosome 8, mLoxAfr1.hap2, whole genome shotgun sequence DNA window includes the following coding sequences:
- the LOC111749706 gene encoding polycystin-1-like protein 1, with translation MAHELRGSFMAFVRKRKYFQSKYLVRLKDVAAHTWGQAVTFLGLQRPRLEETQVVENHNYYLDEFEELLDELLLKINGLSENLHLPLLEKQSDSTVEAKAEDNPLVGVSGYQATG, from the exons ATGGCTCACGAG ctgAGAGGTTCCTTCATGGCTTttgtcagaaaaagaaaatattttcaaagtaaatatCTCGTGAGACTTAAAGATGTCGCTGCTCACACATGGGGGCAGGCCGTCACCTTTCTAGGACTGCAAAGGCCAAGGTTGGAAGAGACTCAGGTGGTTGAGAATCAT AATTACTACCTGGATGAATTTGAAGAACTGTTAGATGAACTCCTGTTGAAGATTAATGGTTTGTCCGAGAACCTACATCTCCCTCTTCTAGAAAAACAATCCGATAGCACAGTGGAGGCAAAGGCAGAAGACAATCCCTTGGTGGGTGTTTCTGGCTACCAAGCTACTGGG